The following DNA comes from Streptococcus canis.
GGTAAAATGATAGTAATTTTCTAATAGTGGACGTTTCGAATGATGAATCACCGAGGCACCGTAAACCAACACCTCTGCTGGAAATTCCAAGTTTTCAGCTAGCGTGAATAACTCTGCAGAAGGGATTTCCCTAGCCAAAACACTTTCAACAGCGCCATGTTGGCCCCAGAAATTTACCTGACGGCTGGAAGTCACAAAAACAGAAGTGTCATAAATCAGTTTAAAGTTGTAGCCATCTCTTTTATTGACATAAAAGACACCTGCATCACCAACCACAAGATAGTCAACAGCAATCTCTGCCATCAAATCGAGAAAGGGCTTGATGTGATCCATCATACCTTGATGCATCAAAGCATTGCAAGCTACTGTCAGTTCTTTTCCAGCCTCGTGCACTAGTTTGGCAATTTGTCTCAATTCGTCATAAGAAAAATTATGGGGGAGACGTAACCCATAATTTGCTTCACCAACATAAATACGATCAACACCAGCAGCTAATAAAGCTTTGACTTGCTCAATGCTTTCAGCTGTGGCTGTAATAATTATTTTTTTCATACAAGTTTTATTATACCAAAAAATTCAAGGCATTAAGCATATTTCTTGCAAAATCTCCCAATTTCTGATTAACTTCGATTGATTGGATCCTTTGTGAGACCATAGTCATTATTGGATTTTTCATTTTAAAAAAAAAGATGACAAAAAAGGACTTTTGTGGTAGAATAGCCTAGTATCTGAAGGAAAGGAGAGGACTATGCCTACACCGTTAAAGAAGCATGACACATTTGAGCAAGATGATGCCTATCAGGAAGCCCAAGGTAAATTCCAGGATTTTCAAGAGTTTAATGGTCAAAGTGCTAAATTGAAAGAATTAGTATTCTTTGCCCGTATTGCTTGCTTTAGCCTTATTACTGTTTTATTTGCATTTGTCCTGCTCGTGATGAACTTAGCACCGGTTTTGGCTTTCCTATTTGCCAGCCTTATCAGCTTAGGGATCACTTCCTTATTAGCCAAAGGCATCAAATCACTCCTAATGTAACTTTCAGAGTCAAGCCTTGCTTGGCCTTTTCTTTTTGTCAAAAAAGAAAGATTGAAGAAATCAATTTCCTCAATCTTTGGTTTTTTAGGATTGGTTTTGTGACGTTTCGGCTTCACTTGCTTGATCATTGAGCTCAGTATAGTCGATAATAATATCCTCTTCATTCAAGTCAATAATAACATCATCTGGATTTTCTTTTGCGTCAATATCAGCCAGTGTTTCTTTTGTTTTTTGGACAAAGGCTGTGGTTTTGTCTTTAAGTAAGCCCAGAATTTCCTCTTTAGTTAGCTCTCCAGTGACTAACTTATCTTTCACATCATAGAAGGTATCACGCGCCAAGTGGCTGTACTCACTGCCTTTTTCTTTTGCGAATTGATGATAATCATCTGGATTTTCTTTATAAGCTTGATAAGCTTTTTCAGCACGGGTTTTCAAAGCCTTGCCTTTTTCTGTTGATAAAAAGTAAGCTGCTGCTGCTCCAGAAGCAGCGCCAACAATTAGTGTTTTGAACAATTTACTCATGCTTTTTCTCCTTTTTTACCAAATACTTTTGATGCCATTTTACCAACCAAGGCAACTTTGCCAGCTTTTGACACATTGCTTGTGGCATTGCCTGCTTTTTGTCCTAAATGTCTTGCTTGCAGGTTTAAATCCGAGACGCTTTCAGACAAATCTGCAATAGCAACAAATAGAGGATCAATGGTAGCGACCTTGCCATTAACATCTTCAACAAGAACATTGGCTTTGGCCAAGATTTCGTTAGTTTGATAGAGAGTCACGTTAACATCACTGGTCAACACAGAGATGGTTTTTTTGGCTTCATCAACTGTTTCAGAGACCTTCTTCAAGACGATAATCAAAAAAACAACCAAAGCAACAAAGGCTAATGCAATAATAATTAATGAGATTCCAACTAAATCCATAAGTTTCTCCTCTTTCTATCCCTATTCTTGATAATAAGGAATTCCCTTTTGACGACGTCTTTTAATGACGAAGATAAGACCAATAATAATTAATAAAACAGAGACATATTGAGAAACACGAACACCTAGGAACATGAGACTATCTGTTCGCATTCCCTCGATGACCAGCCGTCCGCAACCATACCAAATCAGATAAAATGCAAAGATTTCCCCATCTAATAGACTTTTTGGCTTGCGACGCCAAATTATAATAATGACAAATCCCAAAAGATTCCAAAGCGATTCATAGAGAAAGGTCGGAATGCGGTAGCTTCCCTCAATAAACATCTGCTTTTGAATAAAACTTGGCAGATAATTAAGCTGGCTCACGGCTTTGCCATAGGCTTCTTGGTTAATAAAATTTCCCCAACGGCCAATAGCTTGTGCAATCATGACACCTGGTGCGGCAATATCTAGAAAATGAATGGGATTGAGTACCTTGTAATAGCAATAAACCAAAAGTACAAGTGCTCCTGTGATGAGACCACCATAAATGGCAATCCCCCCATTCCAAATGGCAATAATTTCATCTAAGTGGTGTGCATAATAGGACCACTCAAAGATAACATAGTAGAGCCTAGCTCCAATAATAGCTAGTGGAAAAGCAATTAGAATAAAATCTAAAATATCATCCGTTGTCATGCCTTTTCTTGGCGCTTCTTTTGATGCGAGGTAAACCGCCAAAACAAGTCCTGACAAGATGCATAGAGCGTACCAATGGATAGCTAGTGGACCAAGTTGTAAAGCAATCGGATTAATCATCGGCTTGCCTCATTCTTGTTAATTAACTGAGTCAGCCGATCTTCAAAGGTCTTGGTCGCATCAAATCCCATTTCCTTAGCTCGATGATTCATGGCAGCAGCCTCGATAACCACTGAAACGTTACGACCTGTCTTAACTGGAATACGAATACGAGGAATGCAGACACCTGAGAAAGTGATTTCCTCATTGCCATTTCCAAGTCGGTCAAAGACTTTACCAGCTTCAAAGTTTTCAAGGTAAATTGCCAACTGAACTTGTGACGAATCCTTCACGGCACTAGCTCCATAAAGTGACATAACATCAATAATCCCTACTCCACGAATTTCAAGCAAGTGGCGTAAGATTTCTGCTGGCTCTCCCCAGAGGGTCTCTTCATCTTTGGCATAGACATCCACACGATCATCTGCAACCAGACGATGCCCACGCTTGACCAATTCCAAACCCGTTTCACTTTTACCAATCCCAGAATCCCCTTGAATCAGAACCCCCATACCATAGATGTCCATTAACACACCATGAACACTAGTACGTTCGGCCAAAGAAGCATCGAGGAAATAGGACATTTCACCAGCTAAGCGGCTAGTCGAAACCCGACTGCTCAATAGAGAAATGCCTTCTTCTTTTGCAGCTTGAATCATTTCCTCAGGAATCACCAAGGCTCTAGAAACAATAACAGCTGGAGTAGCTTTTTTAAACATCTCTTTCAAAACAGAATAACGATTATGAGAAGTCATTTGAGTAAGATAGGACCACTCTTTCATGCCAAAAAGTTGTAACCTTTCTGGAGCATAGTAATCAAAATAACCAGTCATTTCAAGACCAGGACGTGAAATATCTGATGTTGTTATTTCTTTCTCTAACAAGTCATCCGTGGCGTAAACGACATCCAGTTTGACTTTTTTAACTAACATCCTTACAGTAACAGTCATATTTTTCTTATATTTATATTAGTGGATAGCTCCCGCTAGTATAAACCCTTTCTTTAATTATTTTTTAGATTTGTTTTATACTTAGTTCAGCGCTGTGGATTAGTACCATGTTTTAATCGCTTTGACGATTTAAAGGAGACTCTAACCACAGCTCTTTGTTTTATTGGTAATGAGAATGATAACGCTTGGACGTTTTATTCGTGTAAGAATACAAGACAAAGAGTGCGTGGAACGAACAACAGCTGCTAATCACTTGGAAAGGAATCAGAAACTTATGTTCTATGTTGGTATTGATATTGCCAAAACCAAACACGATTTAGCCTATATCAATGAAACTGGAGAAACAGTGATAACTAACTTCAGATTCGCCAATTCTTATCAAGGCTTTCATCAGCTTAAACTTAAACTAAAACAGCTCTCTCCTATCACACAAGATATCCATATAGCACTTGAAAGCACAGGACACTATAACTATAATATTGTTGCTTTCTTAAGAGAGTTAGGATATACCGTTTTCGCTTACAACCCTTTTATTATCAAACAATTTGCCAAATCTCAGTCTCTAAGGAAAATCAAAACAGATAAGCTCGTAAATTACGGTCTGATGTTACTCCTGAATATTATCAGACAGATAAAGTAATGGATGAGTTAAAAGAACTCACACGCTATCAAAACCGTTTAATTCAGTCACGCTCTAAATGCAAGAACTTATATATCCGATTACTTGACATTATCTTTCCTGAGATTAATAGCTACGTTAGTAATCTTCATAGTCATTTTGTCTATGAGTTATTGACTAAGTACCCTTCTGCTCAAAAGATAGCTCGTGCTAGAGTCTCATCGTTACTTAAAATCAAACGGCTAACCGCTGATAAAGCGCATCAGATACAAGAAGCAGCCAAACAAACGATTGGTAATGCTTCGTCAGCTTTATCCCTAGAGCTAGTGCAGTTAATTGAAAGTATTCAACACTATGATAAACAGATTAATCAAACTCAAGAAGAAATTAACCGATTGATGACTGGATTAGATTCTCCTATCACCTCTATTTCTGGAATCGGAAGTCGTCTTGGTGCTATTATCCTAGCTGAAATTAAGACTATCTATAATTTCAAGAATCCAAACCAGCTTCAAGCTTTCGCTGGATTAGACCCTGCTATTTACCAATCAGGACAGTTGGATAATACCGGTCATATGGTAAAACGAGGCTCCTCTTATCTAAGGTATGCCCTAATACAAGCTGCCAAACTCATCTCCATTTACTCACCGCATTTTAAAACCTATTTAAAGCTAAAAATCAGTTACGGCAAACACTATAATGTGGCTGTGACACTTATTGCCAAGAAGCTTATTCGTGTCATTTATCATCTCCTCAAAACCAATCAAACCTTTGATGAGGCTAAACTAAGATAAAAATACAGAAATCAAGAATGATTTTTAAAACTTGCTCAAGGGCAAGATTTTTTGCGTGTCTAAAATTGAGCTTTTAGACGAAAAGGTGTAAAATAATAAGTGCATCCTCCAGACGATTGAGTAACTTGCATTCAAGTTTATCGCAGTGGGGGTGTTTTTTTATTTTGTAGAATTTTCTCTTGACTTTTTATATAGAATGTCTCCTTTTTTCAATATTATAACACAAATCACTATCTAGGCCCTTACAAATACCCCATTTTGTACTACCAAACTAAAGAAAATGAGGTTAAAAATACTTTCCAGGCTCAGGTTTCTTTGGCTATTATGAGAAAATAACTGTCTTAGGACTACCAAAAAAGCCCCATCTTAACAGATAAAGGCCTTTAACATAGCTTTATTTTAGGAGATTCCAAAACATTCCATTACTGAGAAGACCTTCAAGTTCCTGTTAATCCTCAAAGGCTTCTCATTTGTTTACCAAAACCAGCCGTCTTCTTCATTTAAAACATCCGCATCTTTGCGACGACGAGGGCCTAGGCCATAACGTTCTTCAAGCAGATCTTCTTTGTAAGGCAGGAAGATGGCTAATAAAATATAAAGCAAAAGTCCAAAGCCAGTGCCATAAATGAGAAGGGCTGCTAAAACACGCGCCAGAGCAAGGTCCCAACCATATTTATCTGCTAGACCGGCAACAACACCTGCCACTAAACGATGTTTGCGTTGTTTATAAAATTTAGTTTCCACGTTTCCTTACCTCCTCATTCTATGATACTAGTTTACTTGTTTTTTCGCAAAATAAAATCAGCCCTACGACTGATTTTTTTCAATAAGTTTTCCACGACAGTTGCCACAAACATATTTAGCCAGATTGATACGCCTTTTTATTGAATAAATCTGCCCACAGGCTTGGCAGGCATAGTAATACTTAACCTGTGGTTTAGAGCTCATTGGAACATAGCGCAGTCCGTCTACTTGGGCTAACAGGTCTTTAAAATCCTTATCCCTATGCTGATAACCTTTACCTGCAAAATAAAGATGGTAATGGCAGAGCTCATGACGAACAATTTTCCGAAAAATAAACTCACCTTGCTCCTCAAGTATTCTGGGGTTAAAGTCTAAATGACCATCTTTTGGAAAAAAGCGACCGCCAGTTGTCTTTAAGCGCTTGTTCCAATAAGCCTTGTGGGTAAAAGGTTTGCCAAAATCAGCTAGGGAAACTTTTTGGACATACTTAGTGAGTGTCACGCGGCGGCAAGAGACTGAGATTAACTTTGTGGCGGTCCAAGTCAATCTTAGATACCCAAACAGTTACCAAGTCCCCCACCGAAACGACTTGACTAGGGTGGTTGACAAAGGTCTCACTCATTTCAGAAATGTGAATAAGCCCATCTTCATGAACACCAATATCCACAAAAGCTCCAAAGTCAACCACATTTCTCACGGTTCCTTCTAGTTTTTGACCAATAGCTAAATCTTTCAAATCAAGAATATCTTGACGCAAGATCGGTGCTTCAAAATCATCACGCAAATCACGACCTGGCTTGAGGAGGTCTGCAAGAATATCCTTGAGCGTCACCTGACCAATCGCCAAGGTTTCTGCCATTTGAGGAATTTTAACAGCAGTCAGTTTTGCTTTAGCAGCTTCGTCCAAGTCATGAATATCAAGTACCTTGAAGAGCTTTTTGACTGCAGGATAGGATTCGGGGTGAACTCCTGTGTTGTCCAAAATATTTTGGGATTCTGGAACACGGAGGAAACCTGCTGCTTGCTCAAACGCCTTAGCCCCCAAACGAGGGACTTTTTTAATATCAGCGCGTGAACTAATCGCCCCATTTTCTTCACGATATTTGACAATATTTTCTGAAATAGTCTTGTTTAAGCCAGACACATGAGCTAACAAAGATGGGCTAGCCGTGTTCACATTAACACCGACTTGGTTAACCACCATATCCACAACAAAATCAAGATTCTCACTCAGTTTTTTCTGGCTAACATCATGCTGGTACTGACCGACACCAATTGATTTGGGGTCAATTTTGACCAATTCTGCGAGTGGGTCTTGCAGACGGCGAGCAATAGAAATAGCGGAGCGCTTTTCCACTGTTAGGTCTGGAAACTCATGACGCGCTAACTCTGATGCTGAATAAACGGAAGCACCGCTTTCATTAACAATGACATAGGAAGTGTCAGGGAAATCTTTCAAAACTTCAGCTACGAAGGCTTCGCTTTCTCGACTGGCTGTTCCGTTTCCAATAGCAATAATATCAACTTGATAAGTCTTAATAAGTTGAGCCAGTGTTTCTTTGGCTGTTTGGATCTTCGACTGACTAGCTGGTGCTACTGGATAAATAACCTGGGTGGTCAACAATTTTCCAGTCTGATCCACGACGGCCAACTTAGCGCCTGTTCGGAAGGC
Coding sequences within:
- a CDS encoding DUF948 domain-containing protein, with the translated sequence MDLVGISLIIIALAFVALVVFLIIVLKKVSETVDEAKKTISVLTSDVNVTLYQTNEILAKANVLVEDVNGKVATIDPLFVAIADLSESVSDLNLQARHLGQKAGNATSNVSKAGKVALVGKMASKVFGKKGEKA
- a CDS encoding Tex family protein, which codes for MENKTNYKIAEALSISLNQIEQVLALTAEGNTIPFIARYRKEVTGNLDEVVIKSIIDMDKSLTTLNERKATILARIEEQGKLTDQLRTSIEATEKLADLEELYLPYKEKRRTKATIAREAGLFPLARLILQNAQNLEKAAEPFVTEGFATPQEALAGAVAILVEAMSEDAKLRSWTYNEIWQYSRLVSTVKDEQLDEKKVFQIYYDFSDQVSNMQGYRTLALNRGEKLGVLKVSFEHHLEKMQRFFSVRFKETNPYIEDVINQTIKKKIVPAMERRIRTELSDAAEDGAIHLFSENLRHLLLVSPLKGKMVLGFDPAFRTGAKLAVVDQTGKLLTTQVIYPVAPASQSKIQTAKETLAQLIKTYQVDIIAIGNGTASRESEAFVAEVLKDFPDTSYVIVNESGASVYSASELARHEFPDLTVEKRSAISIARRLQDPLAELVKIDPKSIGVGQYQHDVSQKKLSENLDFVVDMVVNQVGVNVNTASPSLLAHVSGLNKTISENIVKYREENGAISSRADIKKVPRLGAKAFEQAAGFLRVPESQNILDNTGVHPESYPAVKKLFKVLDIHDLDEAAKAKLTAVKIPQMAETLAIGQVTLKDILADLLKPGRDLRDDFEAPILRQDILDLKDLAIGQKLEGTVRNVVDFGAFVDIGVHEDGLIHISEMSETFVNHPSQVVSVGDLVTVWVSKIDLDRHKVNLSLLPPRDTH
- the hprK gene encoding HPr(Ser) kinase/phosphatase, translating into MTVTVRMLVKKVKLDVVYATDDLLEKEITTSDISRPGLEMTGYFDYYAPERLQLFGMKEWSYLTQMTSHNRYSVLKEMFKKATPAVIVSRALVIPEEMIQAAKEEGISLLSSRVSTSRLAGEMSYFLDASLAERTSVHGVLMDIYGMGVLIQGDSGIGKSETGLELVKRGHRLVADDRVDVYAKDEETLWGEPAEILRHLLEIRGVGIIDVMSLYGASAVKDSSQVQLAIYLENFEAGKVFDRLGNGNEEITFSGVCIPRIRIPVKTGRNVSVVIEAAAMNHRAKEMGFDATKTFEDRLTQLINKNEASR
- a CDS encoding SprT family protein — protein: MTLTKYVQKVSLADFGKPFTHKAYWNKRLKTTGGRFFPKDGHLDFNPRILEEQGEFIFRKIVRHELCHYHLYFAGKGYQHRDKDFKDLLAQVDGLRYVPMSSKPQVKYYYACQACGQIYSIKRRINLAKYVCGNCRGKLIEKNQS
- the lgt gene encoding prolipoprotein diacylglyceryl transferase, with amino-acid sequence MINPIALQLGPLAIHWYALCILSGLVLAVYLASKEAPRKGMTTDDILDFILIAFPLAIIGARLYYVIFEWSYYAHHLDEIIAIWNGGIAIYGGLITGALVLLVYCYYKVLNPIHFLDIAAPGVMIAQAIGRWGNFINQEAYGKAVSQLNYLPSFIQKQMFIEGSYRIPTFLYESLWNLLGFVIIIIWRRKPKSLLDGEIFAFYLIWYGCGRLVIEGMRTDSLMFLGVRVSQYVSVLLIIIGLIFVIKRRRQKGIPYYQE
- a CDS encoding PspC domain-containing protein → METKFYKQRKHRLVAGVVAGLADKYGWDLALARVLAALLIYGTGFGLLLYILLAIFLPYKEDLLEERYGLGPRRRKDADVLNEEDGWFW
- a CDS encoding YtxH domain-containing protein, with the translated sequence MSKLFKTLIVGAASGAAAAYFLSTEKGKALKTRAEKAYQAYKENPDDYHQFAKEKGSEYSHLARDTFYDVKDKLVTGELTKEEILGLLKDKTTAFVQKTKETLADIDAKENPDDVIIDLNEEDIIIDYTELNDQASEAETSQNQS
- a CDS encoding DUF3270 domain-containing protein, with the translated sequence MPTPLKKHDTFEQDDAYQEAQGKFQDFQEFNGQSAKLKELVFFARIACFSLITVLFAFVLLVMNLAPVLAFLFASLISLGITSLLAKGIKSLLM
- a CDS encoding peptidase U32 family protein produces the protein MKKIIITATAESIEQVKALLAAGVDRIYVGEANYGLRLPHNFSYDELRQIAKLVHEAGKELTVACNALMHQGMMDHIKPFLDLMAEIAVDYLVVGDAGVFYVNKRDGYNFKLIYDTSVFVTSSRQVNFWGQHGAVESVLAREIPSAELFTLAENLEFPAEVLVYGASVIHHSKRPLLENYYHFTKIDDEVTRERGLFLAEPGDASSHYSIYEDNHGTHIFINNDIDMMSKLGELYAHGLTHWKLDGIYCPGDNFVAIAKLFIQAKQLLEAGQFTQEEAEKLDQEVHLHHPAGRGLDTGFYDFDPKTVK